One genomic window of Streptomyces sp. NBC_01276 includes the following:
- a CDS encoding SRPBCC family protein → MDDSVIDYTLYIQADPARVWQALTDPALTRRYWGPSFETDWAVGSPMDWVERGARTSDPAQVVLECVPDRRLSYTWHTFSTQWAASAGIGEELRAELAAEPRTTVTYEIEPVGDTLARLTVRHEGFTPGGTLIGMCARAWPMLVSSLKTLLETGAPLPEPGHAAGRYESYGH, encoded by the coding sequence ATGGACGACAGCGTGATCGACTACACCCTCTACATCCAGGCCGATCCGGCCAGGGTCTGGCAGGCCCTGACCGACCCGGCCCTCACCCGCCGGTACTGGGGCCCGAGCTTCGAGACGGACTGGGCGGTGGGCTCGCCCATGGACTGGGTCGAGCGCGGCGCCCGCACCAGCGACCCGGCCCAGGTGGTCCTGGAGTGCGTCCCGGACCGCAGGCTCTCCTACACCTGGCACACCTTCAGCACCCAGTGGGCCGCCTCCGCCGGCATCGGCGAGGAGCTGCGCGCCGAGCTGGCGGCCGAGCCGCGCACGACGGTGACGTACGAGATCGAGCCGGTCGGTGACACCCTCGCCCGCCTGACGGTCCGCCACGAGGGGTTCACCCCGGGCGGCACCCTCATCGGCATGTGCGCGCGGGCCTGGCCGATGCTCGTCTCCAGCCTGAAGACGCTGCTGGAGACCGGTGCCCCGCTGCCCGAACCGGGGCACGCGGCGGGCCGGTACGAGTCGTACGGGCACTGA
- a CDS encoding SDR family oxidoreductase: MAFEHHRVVITAAGRDFGRTLALRFAARGAEVHLSARTPEAAARVREEILAQGHDADRVHAYACDLTDPASVRGFAAAVAARAGHVDVLVNNGSRYQHGTDLLSASDEDVVETLASGATGTVLATKAFLPLLLKSDVPDIVTMVSGCGERGNHRSDAHDSFYAAKSAQAGFTETLSRRLRDQGVRVISLYPPDFDNHDPLSEAWEGAPRTAKDPLTAQSLVDCVFFAVGQPRDCFIKAFYFEQV, translated from the coding sequence ATGGCATTTGAACACCACCGTGTCGTCATCACCGCGGCAGGACGGGACTTCGGGCGGACCCTGGCCCTGCGCTTCGCCGCGCGGGGCGCCGAGGTCCACCTCTCCGCCCGTACCCCCGAAGCCGCGGCGCGGGTCCGCGAGGAGATCCTCGCCCAGGGCCACGACGCCGACCGCGTGCACGCGTACGCCTGCGACCTGACGGATCCGGCGTCCGTACGGGGCTTCGCGGCCGCGGTCGCCGCCCGCGCGGGCCACGTGGACGTCCTGGTCAACAACGGATCCCGCTACCAGCACGGCACGGACCTGCTGTCCGCCTCCGACGAGGACGTGGTGGAGACCCTCGCCTCCGGAGCCACCGGGACGGTCCTGGCGACGAAGGCCTTCCTCCCGCTGCTCCTGAAGTCGGACGTGCCGGACATCGTGACCATGGTCTCCGGCTGCGGGGAGCGGGGGAACCACCGCTCGGACGCCCACGACTCCTTCTACGCGGCCAAGAGCGCCCAGGCCGGGTTCACCGAGACCCTCTCCCGCCGGCTCCGTGACCAGGGCGTCCGGGTGATCTCCCTCTACCCGCCGGACTTCGACAACCACGATCCGCTGTCGGAGGCCTGGGAGGGCGCCCCGCGCACGGCGAAGGACCCGCTGACCGCCCAGTCGCTGGTGGACTGCGTCTTCTTCGCCGTCGGACAGCCCCGCGACTGCTTCATCAAGGCGTTCTACTTCGAGCAGGTCTGA
- a CDS encoding TIGR04222 domain-containing membrane protein: MWWFVLFVPSVLLLGAACARRIRAFRRMASPPVRVPRSTGEPLTVYEVAHLRGGRGAVAETAMAVLHANGRLPVVGTYEVSLTARKSREEVEAAVLAARDGRTARDARAVRASVTASPAVGRVVARLVAQGLAVDTAYGERVRRAEVLEAVAAVVAGGAAAGATVWAALAGDGPPWPLGAFAVALGVWAVLRVRRPSPSALGHGTRTGRALYRATLEDDAWEPRPARSVQLPSRIRGTAGAVARQGLAATGRLPELAAALAGPPPPLPPVRLPGPSGEASGRTVSDPPALGGVGCGGGCAGCGGCGGGL; encoded by the coding sequence ATGTGGTGGTTCGTCCTTTTCGTCCCATCTGTTCTGTTGCTGGGGGCGGCCTGCGCCCGGCGGATCCGGGCCTTCCGCCGGATGGCCTCCCCACCGGTCCGCGTACCCCGGAGTACCGGGGAACCCCTGACGGTCTACGAGGTGGCCCACCTGCGCGGCGGCCGGGGGGCCGTCGCCGAGACCGCGATGGCGGTGCTCCACGCCAACGGCCGGCTCCCGGTGGTCGGCACCTACGAGGTCTCCCTCACGGCCAGGAAGTCCCGCGAGGAGGTGGAGGCCGCGGTCCTCGCGGCGCGCGACGGCCGGACCGCGCGCGACGCCCGGGCGGTCCGCGCGTCGGTCACCGCCTCGCCCGCCGTCGGCCGCGTCGTGGCCCGGCTGGTCGCGCAGGGCCTGGCCGTGGACACCGCGTACGGCGAGCGGGTCCGGCGGGCCGAGGTCCTCGAAGCGGTCGCGGCCGTGGTGGCGGGCGGCGCGGCCGCCGGTGCCACCGTCTGGGCCGCCCTCGCCGGGGACGGTCCGCCGTGGCCGCTCGGCGCCTTCGCGGTGGCACTGGGAGTCTGGGCGGTGCTGCGCGTGCGGCGTCCCTCCCCGTCCGCCCTGGGCCACGGCACGCGGACGGGCCGCGCCCTGTACCGGGCGACCCTGGAGGACGACGCCTGGGAGCCGCGCCCGGCCCGGTCCGTCCAGCTGCCCTCCAGGATCCGGGGGACCGCCGGGGCCGTCGCCCGGCAGGGCCTGGCCGCCACCGGGCGCCTGCCCGAGCTGGCCGCGGCACTGGCGGGCCCGCCCCCGCCCCTGCCGCCGGTCCGGCTCCCCGGGCCGTCCGGGGAGGCCTCCGGCCGCACGGTCTCGGACCCGCCGGCCCTCGGGGGCGTGGGCTGCGGTGGCGGCTGCGCGGGGTGCGGAGGATGCGGGGGAGGTCTGTGA